From the Daucus carota subsp. sativus chromosome 8, DH1 v3.0, whole genome shotgun sequence genome, one window contains:
- the LOC135148254 gene encoding abrin-b-like, which produces MQEVMSVTLSRFLLFAAAAWLASSTCVHGHQSKYYCVLPFYTRGATQTTYGDFIHNLRHGMGSQSTIYGIPQLKDAASWANADRYVEVTLYNSAGTSITLAIDKVNVYVIGYRNGYEAYFFPGQDGPETSNVFVGTTRSLLPFNSSYSALEKSAGTTRGSINLGIGELDKAIQALYDKKDSAMASSMLIVIQMISDAVRSRYVEKLVLQHISNDNSTSVFLPTPAMIAFEDDWKNLSNKITNSVGGVIYPPFILPTGSNQDVSVTSVFITFRLNIGVILFYCHPAIAIPPPSSVTCQNIPEPTVLISGRNGYCVDVESNFFNDGDSIILYACKSVDNAANQLWTIKRDGSIQSGGKCLNAKGLTAGQNMTIYNCSTATVPDAIKWNIHDNGNIENPKSGLALSAFKGNMFSALTVEKNTYASSQGWRLSNSTKPVVTPVIGYESLCMQASASNTVQMVECSNTNAQKWELYPDGTVRPNIATSSCLTSKSSQDVKTVVLDSCDGGDAERWLFNYDYSISDAANKYVLEVNKLKNIVLVEYSADTPTDEQTWSINTL; this is translated from the exons AT GCAAGAAGTCATGTCAGTAACACTCTCAAGGTTCCTTTTGTTTGCTGCCGCAGCATGGCTTGCTAGCAGCACTTGTGTGCATGGACATCAATCGAAATATTATTGTGTGCTGCCCTTTTACACTCGTGGTGCCACCCAAACAACGTACGGTGATTTCATTCACAATCTTCGACATGGGATGGGAAGCCAGTCCACCATCTATGGCATTCCCCAGCTCAAAGACGCGGCCAGTTGGGCAAATGCTGATCGATATGTTGAGGTCACACTCTACAATTCGGCTGGGACAAGCATCACTTTGGCGATAGACAAAGTCAATGTTTATGTAATTGGCTATCGTAATGGGTACGAGGCTTATTTCTTTCCAGGTCAAGATGGTCCAGAAACATCTAATGTGTTTGTAGGCACCACACGTTCCTTGCTTCCTTTCAATTCTTCCTACTCGGCTCTGGAGAAAAGCGCAGGCACTACAAGAGGAAGTATTAATTTAGGAATTGGGGAATTAGATAAAGCCATACAGGCTCTTTATGATAAAAAAGACTCTGCTATGGCTTCTTCCATGCTCATTGTCATTCAGATGATCTCAGATGCTGTACGATCCAG GTACGTAGAGAAGCTTGTGCTGCAACACATTTCAAATGATAATAGTACATCCGTGTTCCTACCGACTCCTGCCATGATCGCCTTTGAGGATGACTGGAAAAACCTCTCCAATAAAATTACGAATTCAGTTGGTGGTGTAATCTATCCTCCATTTATATTGCCCACTGGTTCTAATCAAGATGTGTCTGTCACCTCAGTCTTCATAACCTTCCGCTTAAATATTGGGGTCATTCTTTTCTACTGTCATCCAGCTATAGCTATTCCACCACCTTCCTCGGTTACTTGTCAAAACATTCCAGAACCTACTGTCCTGATCAGCGGCCGCAATGGCTACTGTGTTGATGTAGAATCAAACTTTTTTAACGACGGAGACTCAATAATCTTGTATGCATGTAAGTCCGTTGACAATGCAGCCAATCAACTTTGGACAATCAAGAGAGATGGGAGCATTCAATCTGGTGGAAAGTGCTTGAACGCAAAGGGTCTTACAGCTGGACAGAACATGACTATCTACAACTGCTCAACAGCAACTGTTCCTGATGCCATCAAGTGGAACATACATGATAATGGCAACATTGAAAATCCCAAGTCCGGATTAGCATTGAGCGCTTTCAAGGGGAATATGTTCTCTGCGTTGACGGTGGAAAAGAATACATATGCATCAAGCCAGGGTTGGCGCCTCAGCAATAGCACTAAACCTGTAGTGACCCCTGTTATTGGCTACGAAAGTTTGTGTATGCAAGCATCTGCCAGTAATACTGTGCAAATGGTCGAGTGCAGTAACACGAATGCGCAGAAATGGGAACTTTATCCGGATGGTACTGTCCGACCTAATATTGCAACCTCGAGCTGCCTGACCTCAAAGTCCTCCCAAGATGTTAAAACAGTGGTTCTTGATTCGTGCGATGGAGGTGATGCTGAACGATGGTTATTTAATTACGATTACAGCATTTCAGACGCGGCCAATAAATATGTTCTGGAAGTTAATAAACTTAAGAACATAGTACTTGTTGAATACTCTGCAGATACGCCTACAGATGAGCAGACTTGGTCTATAAATACTCTCTAG
- the LOC135148517 gene encoding uncharacterized protein LOC135148517 produces MAIDQRIERIEDIRVEVEEKLNDTKEEVSAEDEQNSFHGDSSNMDSSESDCPKPKKKPKRIPPPNPPYRARKRGRYSMLRGLYKNTPETPVIIDGDEEMVEGDDKCPAKGKKKKVEKKVEEKCPDKGKKKQIEEDCPDKRKKKQVEEEPVAKSKRKKCKSVAKSKGKRKEKTVEDVQVEEKDQPAKEDVQDVHEESPVEEKEQPANEENVENVQDAVQSPVEENLEENFEEDFEENFEENFEDANANTDEGVKKEVKDGSDEEYDPDDASESSQSTYDSEVERMAISSCDEQGGKIP; encoded by the coding sequence ATGGCAATTGATCAAAGAATTGAGAGGATAGAAGATATTAGGGTTGAAGTGGAGGAGAAGTTGAATGATACAAAAGAAGAGGTTTCTGCAGAAGATGAGCAAAATAGCTTCCATGGAGATAGTTCAAACATGGACTCAAGTGAAAGTGATTGCCCTAAACCTAAGAAGAAGCCTAAGAGAATTCCACCTCCAAATCCACCCTACAGGGCCAGGAAAAGGGGTAGATATTCCATGTTGAGGGGTCTTTACAAGAACACACCTGAGACTCCTGTGATAATAGATGGTGATGAGGAAATGGTTGAGGGTGATGACAAGTGTCCTGCCaagggaaaaaagaagaaagttgAGAAAAAAGTTGAGGAGAAGTGCCCAGACAAgggaaaaaagaaacaaattgaGGAGGACTGCCCAgacaaaagaaagaagaagcaaGTTGAGGAGGAACCTGTTGCTAAGTCCAAGAGAAAGAAGTGTAAATCTGTTGCTAAGTCCAAGGGAAAGAGGAAGGAAAAAACAGTTGAAGATGTACAAGTTGAGGAGAAAGACCAGCCTGCCAAAGAAGATGTACAAGATGTGCATGAAGAATCTCCAGTTGAGGAGAAAGAGCAGCCTGCAAATGAAGAAAATGTTGAAAATGTACAAGATGCAGTTCAATCTCCAGTTGAGGAGAATTTGGAAGAGAATTTTGAAGAGGATTTTGAGGAGAATTTTGAGGAGAATTTTGAAGATGCAAATGCAAATACAGATGAAGGTGTTAAGAAGGAAGTTAAGGATGGATCAGATGAAGAATATGACCCAGATGATGCTAGTGAATCCTCACAAAGTACTTATGACAGTGAGGTAGAGAGGATGGCCATATCTTCATGTGATGAGCAGGGAGGCAAAATACCCTGA
- the LOC108198330 gene encoding heat shock 22 kDa protein, mitochondrial — protein sequence MAASLALRRSSSLFRNLLNSNAPRTTSVAPRLLIAGEGEDGRRYSSRIELPQNVYKVDEIKAEMTNGVLKVRVPKVKEEERKDVFQVKIE from the exons ATGGCTGCTTCACTTGCACTCAGAAGATCATCTTCTCTGTTCCGCAATCTCCTTAACTCTAATGCTCCTCGCACTACTTCTGTCGCGCCTCGCTTACTAAT CGCCGGCGAGGGTGAAGATGGGAGGAGGTACAGCAGCAGGATTGAGCTGCCGCAGAATGTGTATAAGGTGGATGAAATTAAAGCGGAGATGACGAATGGTGTGCTCAAGGTTCGGGTTCCCAAAGTGAAGGAAGAGGAGAGGAAGGATGTGTTCCAGGTTAAGATTGAGTGA